The following proteins are co-located in the Bordetella bronchialis genome:
- a CDS encoding universal stress protein, protein MFKHMLIPIDGSEPSFAAARPAVALARDMRAKVTFLTVTHPFRMLSAEADQIERVRDEYKAYQHDHAQQYLGWAKEICQAADVECEGEEVEHDHPHEAIIEAARKRGCDVIAMGSHGFGGVKAVILGSVTQKVLTHCQIPVLVYR, encoded by the coding sequence ATGTTCAAGCATATGCTCATCCCCATCGACGGTTCCGAGCCTTCCTTCGCGGCCGCCAGGCCGGCGGTCGCACTTGCGCGCGATATGCGGGCCAAGGTGACGTTCCTGACGGTGACGCACCCGTTCCGCATGCTGTCGGCCGAGGCCGACCAGATCGAACGCGTGCGCGACGAATACAAGGCCTACCAGCATGACCACGCTCAGCAGTACCTGGGCTGGGCCAAGGAGATCTGCCAGGCGGCCGATGTCGAATGCGAGGGCGAGGAAGTCGAGCACGACCACCCCCACGAAGCCATCATTGAAGCGGCGCGCAAGCGCGGCTGCGACGTCATCGCGATGGGCTCGCACGGGTTCGGCGGCGTGAAGGCGGTGATACTGGGCAGCGTCACGCAGAAGGTCCTGACCCACTGCCAGATCCCCGTGCTGGTATACCGATGA